In one Solanum dulcamara chromosome 1, daSolDulc1.2, whole genome shotgun sequence genomic region, the following are encoded:
- the LOC129885960 gene encoding uncharacterized protein LOC129885960: MALEWVVLGYAAGAEAIMLLLLTVPGLDPLRNGLIAVTRNLLKPFLSIVPFCLFLLMDIYWKYETRPTCESESCSPSEYLRHQKSIIKSQRNALLIACALVFYWLLYSVTGLVVKVEQLNKRVEKLKASD; encoded by the coding sequence ATGGCGTTGGAATGGGTTGTTCTTGGCTACGCCGCCGGAGCAGAAGCGATCATGCTGCTACTGTTAACAGTTCCGGGTCTTGACCCGCTTCGAAATGGTTTAATCGCCGTGACCCGGAATCTCCTCAAGCCTTTTCTCTCCATCGTACCCTTTTGTCTCTTCCTGTTAATGGATATCTACTGGAAGTATGAGACCCGACCCACTTGTGAATCCGAGTCTTGTTCTCCATCGGAGTATCTTCGTCATCAGAAATCAATCATCAAGTCTCAGCGTAATGCGCTTCTGATCGCGTGTGCTCTCGTGTTCTATTGGTTACTCTACTCTGTTACTGGCCTTGTTGTGAAAGTTGAGCAGCTGAATAAGCGTGTGGAGAAGTTGAAGGCTTCCGATTGA
- the LOC129897328 gene encoding ADP-ribosylation factor-like protein 8c encodes MGLWDSLLNWLRSLFFKQEMELSLVGLQNAGKTSLVNAIATGGYSEDMIPTVGFNMRKVTKGNVTIKLWDLGGQRRFRMMWERYCRGVSAILYVVDAADRDSVPITRTELHELLKKPSLSGIPLLILGNKIDKSEALSQQPLVDQLGLDSLTDREVCCYMISCKDSVNIDAVIDWLIKHSKTAK; translated from the exons CCTATTTTTTAAACAGGAAATGGAACTTTCCCTGGTAGGCCTTCAAAATGCAGGGAAGACATCTCTCGTCAATGCAATTGCT ACCGGAGGCTACAGTGAGGACATGATTCCTACG GTTGGATTTAATATGCGCAAAGTTACAAAAGGAAATGTGACCATAAAACTCTGGGACCTTGGAGGCCAAAGGAGATTTCGCATGATGTGGGAGCGGTATTGTCGGGGTGTCTCTGCGATATT GTATGTTGTTGATGCTGCTGATAGAGACAGTGTACCTATAACCAGAACTGAGTTACATGaacttttgaagaaaccttCATTAAGTGGAATTCCTTTGCTTATCTTGGGAAACAAAATTGACAAATCAGAAGCTCTTTCGCAGCAGCCGTTGGTTGATCAACT AGGTCTTGATTCGTTAACGGATAGAGAAGTCTGCTGCTACATGATCTCGTGCAAGGATTCTGTAAATATCGATGCTGTTATCGATTGGTTAATTAAGCACTCGAAGACCGCAAAATGA
- the LOC129897344 gene encoding probable inactive receptor kinase At1g48480 produces the protein MSSKILFLFTIFVSIFTLFRPTNSDIVSDRATLLSIRSALRGRSLLWNITSPTCSWPGVICSPDKSSVLELHLPGMGLLGQIPPGLFSNLTKLNFLSLRYNALSGVIPADLFTSLHDLRNLYLQNNLFSGPIPDSIFSLTNLVRLNLAHNNFSGPIPESFNNLTGLGTLYLQGNGFSGQIPDLNLPGLVQFNVSNNQLNGSIPSKLSGQPKEAFLGTSLCGKPLDSCDGSSSNNEEGKKKKLSGGAIAGIVIGCVLGLLLLLCLLFFCCRKKGKKETRSADVGAVNKQVDVEMPEEREVVSNGGKDGFLGSAIAAIGVGGGNNKDKGKTDAIVNDGKSLVFFGKMAKNFNLDDLLKASAEVLGKGTFGTAYKAALESGITLVVKRLRDVTVPEKEFREKIEDVGKMNHENLVPLRAYYYSRDEKLLVYDYISMGSLSALLHGNKGAGRTLLNWETRAGIALGAAHGIAYLHAQGPSVSHGNIKSSNILLTKSYEARVSDFGLAQLVGPSSTPNRIAGYRAPEVTDPRKVSQKADVYSFGVLLLELLTGKAPTHSVMNEEGVDLPRWVQSVVREEWTAEVFDLELLRYQNVEEDMVQLLQLAVDCTAQYPDRRPSMAEVTSRVEELCRMDSGGDIIDNAEVQSA, from the exons ATGAGCTCAAAAATCTTGTTTTTATTCACCATTTTCGTATCAATTTTCACTCTTTTCCGGCCGACAAACTCCGACATTGTTTCCGATCGTGCTACCCTTTTATCTATCCGATCTGCTCTTCGTGGACGTTCACTTTTATGGAATATTACAAGTCCGACGTGTTCTTGGCCTGGTGTTATTTGTTCACCTGATAAATCTTCTGTTCTTGAGCTTCATTTACCAGGAATGGGACTTTTAGGACAAATCCCACCAGGGCTTTTCTCAAATCTTACTAAATTGAACTTTCTTAGTCTCCGGTATAATGCACTTTCCGGCGTAATTCCGGCGGATTTATTTACTTCACTTCATGATTTACGTAACTTGTACCTTCAGAATAATCTCTTTTCCGGTCCGATTCCTGATTCAATCTTCTCTCTTACCAATCTTGTCCGGCTTAATCTTGCTCATAACAATTTCTCCGGTCCAATTCCTGAATCTTTCAACAATTTGACTGGTTTGGGTACACTTTACTTGCAGGGAAATGGGTTTTCGGGTCAGATACCGGATCTGAATCTACCCGGTTTAGTTCAGTTCAATGTGTCGAATAATCAGTTAAACGGGTCAATTCCTAGTAAACTTTCGGGTCAACCCAAGGAAGCTTTTTTGGGTACTTCACTTTGTGGGAAGCCACTTGATTCATGTGatggtagtagtagtaataatgaagaaggtaaaaaaaagaaactttCTGGTGGAGCAATTGCTGGTATTGTAATTGGTTGTGTTCTTGGTTTGCTTTTGCTTCTTTGTTTGCTGTTTTTTTGTTGTAGAAAAAAGGGTAAAAAAGAAACAAGATCTGCTGATGTTGGTGCTGTTAATAAGCAGGTTGACGTTGAAATGCCTGAAGAAAGAGAGGTTGTGAGTAATGGTGGAAAAGATGGATTCTTAGGTAGTGCAATTGCAGCTATTGGAGTTGGAGGTGGGAATAATAAGGATAAAGGTAAAACTGACGCTATTGTAAATGATGGAAAAAGTTTGGTGTTTTTTGGGAAAATGGCTAAAAATTTCAACTTAGATGATTTGTTGAAAGCTTCTGCTGAAGTTTTGGGAAAAGGGACATTTGGTACTGCTTATAAAGCTGCATTGGAATCAGGGATTACATTAGTTGTGAAGAGATTGAGAGATGTTACTGTACCTGAGAAGGAGTTTAGGGAGAAAATTGAGGATGTTGGGAAAATGAATCATGAGAATTTAGTTCCTTTGAGAGCTTATTATTATAGCAGAGATGAGAAGCTTCTTGTTTATGATTATATCTCAATGGGAAGCCTTTCTGCACTTTTACATG GCAACAAAGGAGCAGGTAGGACACTGTTGAATTGGGAAACAAGGGCTGGCATTGCCCTTGGAGCTGCACACGGGATCGCCTACCTTCATGCACAAGGGCCCTCAGTATCACATGGCAACATTAAGTCATCCAATATCCTCCTCACCAAATCATACGAGGCCCGTGTTTCAGATTTTGGCCTTGCTCAACTCGTCGGTCCATCATCAACTCCCAACCGTATTGCAGGTTACAGGGCACCAGAAGTAACTGACCCTCGTAAAGTCTCCCAGAAAGCAGATGTCTACAGCTTTGGCGTCTTGTTGTTGGAACTCCTAACGGGGAAGGCTCCCACACATTCGGTAATGAATGAGGAAGGTGTCGACCTACCAAGATGGGTGCAATCAGTGGTACGAGAGGAATGGACAGCCGAAGTCTTTGACCTCGAGCTCCTTAGGTACCAAAACGTCGAAGAGGACATGGTCCAGCTCTTGCAACTTGCAGTTGATTGCACTGCTCAGTATCCGGACAGACGCCCTTCAATGGCCGAGGTCACTAGTCGCGTCGAAGAACTCTGCCGTATGGATTCTGGAGGTGACATAATTGACAATGCAGAAGTGCAAAGTGCATGA
- the LOC129897312 gene encoding protein JAZ7-like: MDSRMEIDFMDLNRKPQLSEMEKQHKKASGMKWPFSSMVGLATQHENTFFQNCNSTPIVSINSKYSSLNNYKSTKDPQYFGGGFPLVAKTSTSNSRKNYEHLRQNESTLTIFYMGEVHIFQNISPHKAAQIIDMVSKSTTLLMDEILEKVMNKEKYEENKSEPSNASTNYAKGALAMARRATLARFLEKRKHRLIKARPYLYGENLSKFPFDIHLEEEETASSSVHWEN; the protein is encoded by the exons ATGGATTCAAGAATGGAGATAGATTTTATGGACCTCAACAGAAAACCACAATTATCAGAAATGGAGAAGCAACACAAAAAAG CTTCTGGGATGAAGTGGCCATTTTCATCTATGGTTGGTTTAGCTACTCAACATGAAAACACATTTTTTCAG AATTGCAACTCCACCCCAATAGTTTCcattaattcaaaatattcatcCCTAAACAATTACAAATCCACCAAAGACCCCCAATACTTTGGAGGGGGTTTTCCTCTAGTAGCAAAAACAAGCACTTCTAATTCCAG GAAAAATTATGAGCACTTGAGGCAAAATGAGTCAACATTGACCATATTCTACATGGGTGAGGTCCATATTTTTCAGAATATATCACCACATAag GCTGCGCAAATAATTGACATGgtttctaaatccacaactctTCTCATGGATGAGATTTTAGAAAAAGTGatgaataaagaaaaatatgaagaaaataaatcagAGCCTTCAAATGCATCCACAAATTATGCTAAAGGAG cACTTGCTATGGCTCGTAGAGCAACCCTTGCCCGATTTTTGGAGAAGAGAAAGCATCG ATTGATCAAAGCTAGGCCATACCTATATGGTGAAAATTTATCAAAGTTTCCTTTTGATATCCAcctagaagaagaagaaacggCGTCGTCAAGCGTTCATTGGGAAAACTAA